The Streptomyces cathayae DNA segment CGACCGCTGCCGGGTACTCCGGATCCTTGATCCTCATTGCCCCTCCCCCATCGCGTGGACACTGCCCAGCCGACACATCGTACCGACCAGGCACCGCACCGTACTGCTGGAAGCGGTACAGCAGCGAAGTACAGCAACCTTCCTGACCTCAACCGACCATCAACGGCCGTCAGAGGCCTTCCGACCAGCCCACTGACCCTCGATAGGCTTTCAGCCAGTAGTTCGGGACGAAGAGGTCGTGGGTTCAAATACCCCGCCCCGGGTGAAGTAGCAGGTCGGCCGCCTGGTCATGTGAGTGGGCGGCCGACCTGCTTCGTCTGCGTGACTACCGCTTCCCGGGGAGAACGAGGGGGGCGGGCCCGGTCGTACCTCCCGTGCGGCCCGCAGGAGGGATCAGTTCCGGCGGCTGCCGTCCACGATGACCGGGGTGCCGTTGCCCGAGCCGCAGGGCACGGCGTAGACCGGGTTCTCCTTGGCCGCTTCCCTGTACGCGTCGATGCACTGGTTCGTCAGGACCTTGTCGGTCAGGGAGTCGTCGAGGATCTCGTTGGCGCGGGCGATGCCCTCGGCTTCGATCTTGCGGCGCTTGGCCTCCTCCTCCGCCGTGCGGGTCGCCTCGACGGCCCGCTCGGTGGCCTCCTTCTGCTGGATCTTGCGGTCGATCTGCTTCTGGAGGGAGTCCGAAGGCTTGACGTTGCGCAGGTTCACGGCGGTGATGTCGATGCCGCGGGGCGCGAGTCGTTCCTTGACCAACGTGCCGATCTCCGCGTTGATCTCCTCCCGGGCCGAGGCATAGCCCTGCTCGCTGGTGTAGCGGGCGAAGACGTTCCGGACGATCTCCCGGCTGTCCGGGTAGACCAGCCGCTGCTGGATGGCCTCCTCGCTCCCTGCCAGCCGGTACAGCTCCGCCGCCTTGCCCGGGGTGACCGCCCACTTCACGGTCACCTCCGTGTACATCACACCCCCCTGGGAGGACCGCACCTCGACGACGTCCTTGTCGGAGAGGTTGAGGTCGACCGGACGGGTCGAGAAGGGCGTG contains these protein-coding regions:
- a CDS encoding prohibitin family protein; this encodes MLVLSILLAVAAGVMFFAARAQSSLRLRLRLGAGAALLGSVLSGMASTVYVVSAYEVGVPVTFGRVGAPMTSGMHLKSPFTDVTPFSTRPVDLNLSDKDVVEVRSSQGGVMYTEVTVKWAVTPGKAAELYRLAGSEEAIQQRLVYPDSREIVRNVFARYTSEQGYASAREEINAEIGTLVKERLAPRGIDITAVNLRNVKPSDSLQKQIDRKIQQKEATERAVEATRTAEEEAKRRKIEAEGIARANEILDDSLTDKVLTNQCIDAYREAAKENPVYAVPCGSGNGTPVIVDGSRRN